One part of the Streptomyces ferrugineus genome encodes these proteins:
- a CDS encoding DUF6082 family protein, with protein sequence MTVPNQSEPMLELLQQAVQQFGRMADGYQRIADELHRANAIRLQSLFLAQLTRAMDDPVLAETLSGWPDLTEDKRRQLLNANAQYGLILLTHRVGIIDRSELLGHLKVLRGNAIFAEYWQRTAWAREHLPPESFEARVGRAVDAVMDERLDDLEEWWVVGPDSDSESPRH encoded by the coding sequence ATGACGGTGCCGAACCAGTCGGAGCCGATGCTGGAACTGCTTCAACAGGCTGTCCAGCAGTTCGGCCGCATGGCGGACGGGTACCAACGGATCGCCGACGAACTGCACCGGGCGAACGCGATCCGGCTGCAGAGCCTCTTCCTGGCGCAGCTGACCCGTGCGATGGACGATCCGGTGCTGGCCGAGACCCTGAGCGGCTGGCCCGACCTGACCGAGGACAAGCGCCGCCAGCTGCTGAACGCCAATGCGCAGTACGGGCTCATTCTGCTGACCCACCGCGTCGGGATCATCGACCGGAGCGAACTCCTCGGGCACCTGAAGGTACTGCGGGGCAACGCCATCTTCGCGGAGTACTGGCAACGGACGGCCTGGGCCCGGGAACACCTGCCGCCGGAGTCCTTCGAGGCGAGAGTCGGCAGGGCCGTCGATGCCGTCATGGACGAACGGCTGGACGATCTGGAGGAATGGTGGGTCGTAGGCCCTGACTCCGATTCCGAGTCACCACGTCACTGA
- a CDS encoding winged helix-turn-helix transcriptional regulator has product MAVSDAVSATTSRYDIGVGEQMCPYRLVLEHVTSRWGVLVLIELLERPYRFSELRRAIGRVSEKMLTQTLQTLERDGLVHRDAKPVIPPRVDYSLTDLGREAAQQVRGLALWTEERMGEVQKAREAYDAAKRRA; this is encoded by the coding sequence ATGGCAGTAAGTGACGCGGTGAGCGCGACGACGAGCAGGTACGACATCGGCGTCGGCGAGCAGATGTGCCCGTACCGACTGGTCCTTGAGCACGTCACCAGCCGCTGGGGCGTCCTGGTCCTGATCGAGTTGCTGGAGCGCCCCTACCGCTTCAGCGAACTGCGCCGTGCGATCGGCCGGGTCAGCGAGAAGATGCTGACCCAGACCCTCCAGACCCTGGAGCGCGACGGCCTGGTCCACCGCGACGCCAAGCCGGTGATCCCCCCGAGGGTCGACTACTCCCTGACCGACCTGGGCCGCGAGGCGGCGCAGCAGGTGCGGGGGCTGGCGCTGTGGACCGAGGAGCGGATGGGGGAGGTGCAGAAGGCGCGGGAGGCGTATGACGCGGCGAAGCGCCGGGCTTGA
- a CDS encoding SDR family oxidoreductase, which yields MSIVVTGATGHLGRHVVEQLLEKVPAGQVTAVVRTPEKAADLAERGVKIAVADYNAPETFDGLLAAGDKVLLISGNEFDKGRVGQHQVVIDAAKAAGVALLAYTSAPGALTAALADDHRGTEKALLESGLPYTLLRNGWYHENYTENLAPVLQYNAVTHAAGEGRVSSASRADYAAAAVAVLTGEGHENKTYELGGDVAWSFAEYAAELSRQTGKEIAENPVTVEAYTGILVGAGLPEPVAAILAGVDASVAQGELVVDSGDLSRLVGRPTTPLADAVAAALKG from the coding sequence ATGAGCATCGTCGTCACCGGAGCCACCGGACACCTGGGCCGCCACGTCGTGGAGCAGCTACTGGAGAAGGTCCCGGCGGGCCAGGTGACCGCCGTCGTCCGCACCCCCGAGAAGGCCGCCGACCTCGCCGAGCGCGGCGTGAAGATCGCCGTCGCCGACTACAACGCCCCCGAGACCTTCGACGGGCTCCTCGCGGCCGGCGACAAGGTGCTGCTCATATCCGGCAACGAGTTCGACAAGGGCCGCGTCGGCCAGCACCAGGTCGTCATCGACGCCGCCAAGGCAGCCGGCGTCGCCCTGCTCGCGTACACCAGCGCGCCCGGCGCCCTGACCGCCGCCCTCGCCGACGACCACCGCGGCACCGAGAAGGCGCTCCTGGAGTCCGGCCTGCCCTACACGCTGCTGCGCAACGGCTGGTACCACGAGAACTACACCGAGAACCTCGCCCCGGTCCTGCAGTACAACGCGGTCACCCACGCCGCCGGCGAGGGCCGCGTCTCCTCCGCCTCCCGCGCCGACTACGCCGCCGCCGCGGTCGCCGTACTGACCGGCGAGGGCCACGAGAACAAGACGTACGAGCTGGGCGGCGACGTCGCCTGGAGCTTCGCCGAGTACGCGGCCGAGCTGAGCCGGCAGACCGGCAAGGAGATCGCCGAGAACCCGGTCACCGTCGAGGCGTACACCGGAATCCTGGTCGGCGCCGGGCTGCCGGAGCCGGTCGCCGCGATCCTCGCCGGTGTGGACGCCTCCGTGGCGCAGGGCGAGCTGGTCGTGGACAGCGGGGACCTGTCCCGCTTGGTCGGACGGCCGACCACGCCGCTGGCCGACGCGGTCGCGGCCGCACTCAAGGGCTGA
- the rarD gene encoding EamA family transporter RarD, giving the protein MTGKSRGERRIGLLNGFAAYGMWGLVPLFWPLLKPAGAVEILAHRMAWSLVFVAVALVVVRRWAWAGELIRQPRRLALVAVAAGVITVNWGVYIWSVNTGHVVEASLGYFINPLVTIAMGVLLLKERLRPVQWAAVAIGFAAVVVLTVGYGQPPWISLVLAFSFATYGLVKKKVNLGGVESLAVETAIQFLPAVAYLVWLTAQGESTFTSEGPGHVALLAAAGVVTALPLVCFGAAAIRVPLSTLGLLQYLTPVFQFLLGVLYFHEAMPAERWAGFALVWLALSLLTADAWRSARRSRVAELNVERVEKPASAAVDA; this is encoded by the coding sequence GTGACCGGGAAGTCCAGGGGTGAGCGGCGGATAGGTCTGCTGAACGGCTTCGCGGCGTACGGCATGTGGGGGCTGGTCCCCCTCTTCTGGCCGCTGCTGAAGCCCGCCGGGGCGGTCGAGATCCTGGCCCACCGGATGGCCTGGTCCCTCGTCTTCGTGGCGGTCGCGCTGGTCGTCGTGCGCCGCTGGGCCTGGGCGGGTGAGCTGATACGGCAGCCCCGGCGGCTGGCGCTGGTCGCCGTGGCCGCCGGCGTGATCACCGTCAACTGGGGCGTCTACATCTGGTCCGTGAACACGGGCCATGTGGTGGAGGCCTCGCTCGGGTACTTCATCAACCCCCTCGTCACGATCGCGATGGGCGTGCTGCTCCTCAAGGAGCGGCTGCGGCCCGTGCAGTGGGCGGCGGTCGCGATCGGCTTCGCGGCCGTGGTCGTACTGACCGTGGGGTACGGCCAGCCGCCGTGGATCTCTCTCGTCCTCGCGTTCTCCTTCGCCACGTACGGGCTGGTCAAGAAGAAGGTCAACCTCGGCGGCGTCGAGTCGCTGGCCGTGGAGACCGCGATCCAGTTCCTGCCCGCCGTGGCGTATCTGGTCTGGTTGACGGCACAGGGGGAGTCGACGTTCACGTCGGAGGGGCCCGGGCACGTGGCGCTGCTCGCGGCCGCCGGAGTCGTCACCGCCCTGCCACTGGTCTGCTTCGGCGCGGCCGCGATACGGGTGCCGCTGTCGACGCTGGGGCTGCTCCAGTACCTGACGCCGGTCTTCCAGTTCCTGCTCGGGGTCCTGTACTTCCACGAGGCGATGCCGGCCGAGCGGTGGGCCGGGTTCGCGCTGGTGTGGCTGGCGTTGTCGCTGCTGACGGCGGATGCGTGGCGCTCCGCTCGGCGGAGCAGGGTGGCCGAGCTCAACGTGGAGCGGGTCGAGAAGCCGGCCTCCGCCGCAGTGGATGCCTGA
- a CDS encoding VOC family protein — translation MTQEPGTTPTPLHWKVVIDCADPQSQADFWAAALHYEVEDNNALIERLLELGALPREATVEFHARLAFRDLVAVRHPDDPYDKDTGTGLGRRLLFQRVPEEKTVKNRLHLDLHAAVGEREAEVERLEGLGASVLRRVREPSGEWALMADPEGNEFCVQ, via the coding sequence ATGACACAGGAACCCGGCACCACCCCAACACCCCTTCACTGGAAGGTCGTCATCGACTGCGCCGACCCCCAGTCCCAGGCCGACTTCTGGGCCGCCGCGCTGCACTACGAGGTCGAGGACAACAACGCCCTCATCGAGCGGCTCCTGGAACTCGGCGCACTGCCGCGGGAGGCCACCGTCGAGTTCCACGCCCGGCTCGCCTTCCGGGACCTGGTGGCCGTACGGCATCCGGACGACCCGTACGACAAGGACACCGGCACAGGGCTCGGGCGGCGGCTGCTGTTCCAGCGGGTGCCGGAGGAGAAGACCGTCAAGAACCGGCTGCATCTCGATCTGCACGCGGCGGTCGGCGAGCGCGAGGCCGAGGTCGAGCGACTGGAGGGGCTGGGGGCGAGTGTGCTGCGGCGAGTCAGGGAGCCGTCCGGGGAGTGGGCGCTGATGGCCGACCCGGAAGGGAACGAGTTCTGCGTGCAGTGA
- a CDS encoding M28 family metallopeptidase — MKLPVSWRASAAATVAAATLLTGGSIADAATATDVEAAAAPDIPVANVKAHLTQLQSIATANGGNRAHGRPGYKASLDYVKAKLDAAGYTTSVRQFTSSGRTGYNLIADWPGGDANQVVMAGSHLDSVSSGPGINDNGSGSAAVLETALAVARAGYQPTKHLRFAWWGAEELGLVGSRHYVNNLSATDRAKISGYLNFDMIGSPNPGYFVYDDDPAIEKTFKDYYAALGVPTEIETEGDGRSDHAPFKSAGVPVGGLFTGASRTKTAAQAAKWGGTSGRSFDRCYHSSCDTTSNINDTALDRNSDAVAHAVWELSE; from the coding sequence ATGAAGCTCCCCGTCTCCTGGCGTGCGTCGGCGGCCGCCACAGTCGCGGCCGCCACACTGCTGACCGGCGGTTCCATAGCCGACGCGGCGACCGCGACCGATGTCGAGGCCGCCGCCGCACCCGACATACCCGTGGCGAACGTCAAGGCCCACCTCACCCAGCTCCAGTCGATCGCCACCGCCAACGGCGGCAACCGCGCCCACGGCCGCCCCGGCTACAAGGCCTCCCTCGACTATGTGAAGGCCAAGCTGGACGCCGCCGGATACACCACTAGCGTCCGGCAGTTCACGTCCTCGGGCCGCACCGGCTACAACCTGATCGCCGACTGGCCCGGCGGCGACGCCAACCAGGTCGTCATGGCCGGCTCGCACCTCGACAGCGTCTCCTCCGGCCCCGGCATCAACGACAACGGCTCCGGCTCGGCCGCGGTCCTGGAGACCGCGCTCGCCGTGGCGCGGGCCGGCTATCAGCCCACCAAGCATCTGCGGTTCGCCTGGTGGGGCGCGGAGGAGCTGGGGCTCGTCGGCTCCCGCCACTACGTCAACAACCTCTCCGCCACCGACCGCGCGAAGATCAGCGGCTATCTGAACTTCGACATGATCGGCTCGCCCAACCCCGGCTACTTCGTCTACGACGACGACCCCGCCATCGAGAAGACCTTCAAGGACTACTACGCCGCACTGGGCGTCCCGACCGAGATCGAGACCGAGGGCGACGGCCGCTCCGACCACGCGCCGTTCAAGAGCGCGGGCGTGCCGGTGGGCGGGCTGTTCACGGGGGCGAGCCGCACGAAGACGGCGGCGCAGGCGGCCAAGTGGGGCGGCACGTCCGGGCGGTCCTTCGACCGCTGCTACCACTCGTCCTGCGACACCACGTCCAACATCAACGACACCGCCCTCGACCGCAACAGCGACGCCGTCGCGCACGCGGTGTGGGAGCTGTCGGAGTAG
- a CDS encoding tetratricopeptide repeat protein codes for MPRLSRAKKREQKRAAAAAPVAAPIDVHVPVAGPGAGGASIGGVPVTAAPGEEIQQVVLTHLQRIALAGGHAVHATVHDERIGYVVPLLVEQDGSSHFTAEPVRTAPAGETVPSTEQPAPAAPAPAAGDPAPDATPYRDSPTQILRPLTDPNLDLDPDPAQEASPTFRLRPLPEPVRDAAPGTVAPPLGEFGPPPRMDAGPEPSDAPPNAAPPNAVPPNAVPPHAVPQKAVGQDAVGQDAVRQDAVPEADLPQDAVPLDDVPRAGLPDPAVPEADQPSDAPREPTAYTPTDPIPLSAPAPIPVRAADAVPGSRPDPVPAPDPVVDPDPKPTPPRGFDAVAEAVLGDPPPATTDASPFAEASARINDAVRAGRTQEAALLAERTVAEASAVLGPEHPEVLRIRELSAYIAYLAGDPERAFALSLDVARRHHRAHDAEAAYGSLHGAATAWRAVRDPSLGLYLGRDLLGLWDQLAAEGGPAADDVEELESARARMDRLSARAAKPAEPPRS; via the coding sequence ATGCCTCGACTGAGCCGCGCGAAGAAGCGGGAACAGAAACGCGCCGCCGCGGCGGCCCCCGTGGCCGCGCCGATCGACGTGCACGTCCCCGTCGCCGGTCCGGGCGCGGGCGGCGCGTCGATCGGCGGGGTGCCCGTCACCGCGGCGCCCGGCGAGGAGATCCAGCAGGTCGTGCTGACCCACCTCCAGCGCATCGCCCTCGCCGGCGGCCACGCCGTGCACGCCACCGTCCACGACGAGCGCATCGGGTACGTCGTCCCGCTGCTGGTCGAGCAGGACGGTTCCAGCCACTTCACCGCCGAGCCGGTGCGGACGGCTCCGGCGGGGGAGACGGTGCCGTCGACGGAGCAGCCCGCCCCTGCGGCGCCCGCTCCCGCAGCGGGCGACCCCGCACCGGACGCGACGCCGTATCGGGACAGCCCCACCCAGATCCTTCGCCCGCTGACGGACCCGAACCTGGACCTGGACCCGGACCCGGCACAGGAGGCCTCGCCCACCTTCCGGCTGCGCCCCCTGCCCGAGCCGGTGCGGGACGCCGCGCCCGGCACGGTCGCGCCGCCGCTGGGGGAGTTCGGCCCACCGCCACGCATGGACGCGGGCCCGGAGCCGTCCGACGCACCGCCGAATGCCGCGCCGCCGAATGCCGTACCGCCGAATGCCGTACCGCCGCATGCCGTACCGCAGAAGGCCGTAGGGCAGGACGCCGTAGGGCAGGACGCCGTACGGCAGGACGCCGTACCCGAGGCCGATCTGCCGCAGGACGCTGTCCCGCTGGACGACGTACCGCGAGCCGGTCTCCCGGACCCCGCCGTACCGGAGGCCGATCAGCCGTCGGACGCGCCGCGCGAACCCACCGCGTACACGCCCACCGACCCCATCCCGCTCTCCGCCCCCGCCCCGATCCCCGTCCGTGCCGCGGACGCGGTACCCGGCTCCCGGCCGGACCCCGTGCCTGCCCCCGACCCCGTGGTCGACCCCGACCCCAAACCCACCCCACCCCGCGGCTTCGACGCGGTGGCCGAAGCGGTCCTCGGTGACCCGCCGCCCGCCACCACCGACGCCTCCCCCTTCGCGGAGGCGAGCGCGCGGATCAACGACGCCGTGCGGGCGGGACGGACGCAGGAGGCGGCTCTGCTCGCGGAGCGGACCGTGGCGGAGGCGTCGGCGGTGCTGGGGCCGGAGCACCCCGAGGTGCTCCGGATCCGTGAACTCTCCGCCTACATCGCCTACTTGGCGGGCGACCCGGAGCGGGCCTTCGCCCTCTCCCTGGACGTGGCGCGCCGGCACCACCGCGCCCACGACGCGGAGGCGGCGTACGGCAGCCTGCACGGCGCGGCCACGGCCTGGCGCGCCGTGCGCGACCCTTCGCTCGGGCTGTACCTGGGCCGGGATCTGCTCGGCCTGTGGGACCAGCTCGCGGCCGAGGGCGGTCCGGCCGCCGACGACGTCGAGGAACTGGAGTCGGCCCGTGCCCGCATGGACCGCCTCTCCGCCCGAGCCGCCAAGCCGGCCGAACCGCCCAGGAGCTGA
- a CDS encoding DUF6668 family protein, protein MRTDMHVQQGRPQPGPEIWIRGPVALPEEPPPSPAAATPRRFSWVGVHGGAGVTTLASVYGGHDCGRAWPGPADPPSVLLVARTHATGLAAALGALEVFRRGEAPHGLDLDAVVLVADAPGRLPRPLAEQARVIESVVDVYRVPWVPAWRLGDLSGRPPKEAAALARLTGRAR, encoded by the coding sequence ATGCGGACTGACATGCACGTACAGCAGGGCCGGCCGCAGCCGGGGCCGGAGATCTGGATCCGCGGGCCGGTGGCCCTCCCGGAGGAACCGCCGCCCTCCCCCGCCGCCGCCACGCCCCGGCGCTTCTCCTGGGTCGGTGTGCACGGCGGCGCGGGAGTCACCACTCTCGCCTCGGTCTACGGCGGCCACGACTGCGGACGCGCCTGGCCCGGCCCCGCCGATCCGCCGTCGGTGCTGCTCGTGGCCCGCACCCATGCGACCGGGCTGGCCGCGGCGCTGGGCGCCCTCGAGGTCTTCCGGCGCGGGGAGGCTCCGCACGGCCTCGATCTCGACGCGGTCGTCCTGGTCGCGGACGCGCCGGGCCGCCTGCCGCGGCCGCTCGCCGAGCAGGCCAGGGTCATCGAGTCGGTGGTCGATGTGTACCGGGTGCCGTGGGTGCCGGCTTGGCGACTCGGTGATCTGAGCGGCCGGCCGCCGAAGGAGGCGGCGGCGTTGGCACGGCTGACCGGGCGCGCTCGCTGA
- a CDS encoding amidase: MTTTPDATAPSAEEIATAVRSQSLRAVDVIAEALDRIERTDPTLCAFIEVWADEALRRAADVDARVGAGERLPLAGVPIGVKGRRGLRTAGPLIAAGCVPVGATSVPGPGTVWQTWGLGRHGRTVNPWRHDRTPGGSSAGSAAAVAAGLVPLATGYDGAGSVRIPAAWCGVVGLKVSNGLWPSTDRSGLMAPGVLARCVGDAAAYWRVMSGDGTRPGTAASGTGANGEPAKPTEPARPAGPTGPTGPTGPTGPTGPTGPTGPTEPTEPTGRYDTPSAVWSPDLGFDSPDPDVVAVAHAAAVRLAEAGAIRAVRPRTPFRLDDPAPAWLALRAAPGAEPTPDVQHIRAANDGRLAALFADAQLLLTPTAPTPPHGHDGPGERYSTALTWAFNLSGHPAISIPAGFGPDGCPVGLQLVAAHGAESLLLRAAGVAERNIGSCTRG, encoded by the coding sequence ATGACGACGACACCCGACGCCACCGCCCCCTCGGCCGAGGAAATCGCCACAGCCGTACGCTCGCAGTCCCTCCGCGCGGTCGACGTCATCGCTGAGGCCCTCGACCGGATCGAGCGAACGGACCCGACCCTCTGCGCGTTCATCGAGGTGTGGGCCGACGAGGCACTTCGCCGGGCCGCCGACGTGGACGCTCGGGTCGGCGCCGGTGAGCGGCTGCCGCTGGCGGGCGTGCCGATCGGCGTCAAGGGACGGCGGGGGCTGCGGACGGCGGGACCGCTGATCGCGGCGGGATGTGTGCCGGTGGGGGCGACGTCCGTCCCGGGGCCGGGAACCGTCTGGCAGACGTGGGGACTTGGCCGGCACGGCCGTACCGTCAACCCCTGGCGCCACGACCGTACGCCGGGCGGCTCCTCGGCCGGTTCCGCGGCGGCCGTGGCGGCGGGGCTGGTGCCGCTGGCGACCGGGTACGACGGGGCCGGGTCGGTCCGCATTCCCGCGGCGTGGTGCGGGGTCGTCGGGCTGAAGGTCAGCAATGGGCTCTGGCCGTCGACCGACCGCAGCGGGCTCATGGCGCCGGGCGTGCTCGCGCGGTGCGTGGGGGATGCGGCGGCGTACTGGCGGGTGATGTCGGGGGATGGGACCCGACCCGGGACGGCGGCCTCCGGCACGGGCGCGAACGGCGAACCCGCCAAGCCCACCGAGCCCGCCAGACCTGCCGGACCCACCGGACCCACCGGACCCACCGGACCCACCGGACCCACCGGACCCACCGGACCCACCGGACCCACCGAGCCCACCGAGCCCACCGGACGGTACGACACCCCGAGCGCCGTATGGTCCCCCGACCTCGGCTTCGACTCCCCCGACCCGGACGTCGTGGCCGTCGCCCACGCCGCCGCCGTGCGGCTCGCCGAGGCCGGCGCGATCAGGGCCGTGCGTCCGCGCACCCCGTTCCGCCTCGACGACCCGGCCCCGGCCTGGCTCGCCCTGCGGGCGGCTCCGGGCGCGGAGCCCACCCCAGACGTCCAGCACATCCGCGCCGCGAACGACGGCCGCCTGGCCGCCCTCTTCGCCGATGCCCAACTGCTCCTGACGCCGACCGCCCCCACCCCACCGCACGGCCACGACGGGCCCGGCGAGCGCTACTCCACCGCGCTGACCTGGGCGTTCAACCTGAGTGGGCATCCGGCGATCAGCATCCCGGCGGGGTTCGGGCCGGACGGCTGCCCGGTGGGGCTCCAGTTGGTGGCGGCCCACGGCGCGGAGTCGCTGCTGCTCAGGGCAGCCGGTGTGGCGGAGCGGAATATCGGGTCCTGTACTCGCGGTTAG
- a CDS encoding flavodoxin family protein, whose translation MTRRFLFVLGSSRPDGNTELLARRAAEQLPSDVEQQWIDLAAHPLPDFEDLRHDSDHTRPTRGNVALLLDATLAATDVVIVSPLYWYSVSAHVKRYLDYWSGWLRTPGVDFKATMAGRTLWGVTALAHEEREVADPLVGTLSNSAAYLRMRFGGVLLGNGSKPGDVLGDAAALARAKTFFAQEAPLARFPYETD comes from the coding sequence ATGACCCGCCGCTTCCTGTTCGTCCTCGGCAGCAGCCGCCCCGACGGCAACACCGAACTGCTCGCGCGCAGGGCCGCCGAGCAGCTGCCCTCAGACGTCGAACAGCAGTGGATCGACCTGGCCGCGCATCCGCTGCCCGACTTCGAGGACCTGCGGCACGACAGTGACCACACCCGCCCGACGCGGGGGAACGTGGCGCTGCTGCTCGACGCCACCCTCGCGGCCACGGACGTCGTGATCGTCTCGCCGCTGTACTGGTACTCGGTGTCCGCCCACGTCAAGCGCTACCTCGACTACTGGTCGGGCTGGCTGCGCACCCCCGGCGTCGACTTCAAGGCGACCATGGCCGGGCGCACCCTGTGGGGCGTGACCGCGCTCGCGCACGAGGAGCGGGAGGTCGCCGACCCGCTGGTCGGGACGCTCAGCAACTCCGCCGCGTACCTGCGCATGCGCTTCGGCGGGGTGCTGCTGGGCAACGGCAGCAAGCCCGGCGATGTGCTCGGCGACGCCGCGGCGCTGGCCCGGGCGAAGACGTTCTTCGCGCAGGAGGCGCCGCTCGCACGCTTCCCGTACGAGACCGACTAG
- a CDS encoding ABC transporter permease: MSQAEVVQQGGALDIQQGGALEGPRKASPLWTLGLFRSELLTTFRRWRTLALLAVLAAVPILVGIAVKIETGDGSGGGGPQGGGPAFISQITNNGLFLVFTALAATLPFFLPMAIGVIAGDAIAGEANAGTLRYLLVAPAGRTRLLLTKYATTMAFCVVATLVVAVSAFTVGALLFPLGDLTTISGTRISFAEGLGRALLIALVVALSLIGVAALGLFVSTLTNSGIAAMATTVGLLITVQILDQIPQLHALQPYFFSHYWLSFADLMRDPVYWDDLIKNLGIQGLYAAVFGSAAWARFTAKDITA, from the coding sequence ATGTCGCAGGCTGAAGTCGTCCAGCAGGGCGGCGCGCTCGACATCCAGCAGGGCGGTGCGCTCGAAGGGCCTCGGAAGGCCAGCCCCTTGTGGACCCTCGGGCTCTTCCGCAGCGAACTGCTCACCACATTCCGGCGCTGGCGCACCCTCGCGCTGCTCGCCGTCCTCGCCGCCGTGCCGATCCTGGTCGGGATCGCCGTGAAGATCGAGACCGGTGACGGCTCCGGGGGCGGTGGCCCGCAGGGCGGCGGCCCGGCGTTCATCTCGCAGATCACCAACAACGGTCTGTTCCTGGTCTTCACCGCGCTGGCCGCGACGCTCCCGTTCTTCCTGCCGATGGCGATCGGCGTCATCGCCGGCGACGCGATAGCCGGCGAGGCGAACGCGGGCACCCTGCGCTATCTCCTCGTCGCGCCCGCCGGACGCACCCGTCTGCTGCTCACCAAGTACGCGACCACGATGGCCTTCTGCGTGGTGGCGACCCTCGTGGTCGCGGTCTCGGCGTTCACGGTCGGGGCGCTGCTCTTCCCGCTCGGTGACCTGACGACGATCTCCGGCACCCGGATCAGCTTCGCGGAGGGGCTGGGCAGAGCCCTGCTGATCGCCCTGGTCGTCGCCTTGTCACTGATAGGCGTGGCGGCGCTGGGCCTGTTCGTCTCGACGCTGACCAACAGCGGCATCGCGGCGATGGCGACGACGGTGGGCCTGCTGATCACCGTCCAGATCCTCGACCAGATCCCCCAGCTCCACGCGCTGCAGCCGTACTTCTTCTCCCACTACTGGCTGTCCTTCGCCGACCTGATGCGCGACCCCGTCTACTGGGACGACCTGATCAAGAACCTCGGCATCCAGGGCCTGTACGCGGCGGTGTTCGGCTCGGCGGCCTGGGCGAGGTTCACGGCGAAGGACATCACCGCCTAG
- a CDS encoding ABC transporter ATP-binding protein has product MEEPPAGETAEAAHADSDAGSGQARSSRAGAAPHTHPHGPSGPTGEGDTVIATHGLTKRYRGGQLAVDGLDLAVPAGSVFGFLGPNGSGKTTTIRMLMGLIEPTSGTAHVLGRPMPRAVRTVLPHVGALIEGPALYGFLSGRDNLLRYDAADPTADPRTRRTRVAAALDRVGLTAAAGKKAKAYSLGMKQRLGLAAALLQPRRLLVLDEPTNGLDPQGMREIRSLIRELASDGTTVFLSSHLLDEIEQVCTHAAVMAQGRLITQGAVAELAAGVRGRLFVTTPDTADAARVLKEQGAGDVVIIDDRVTAEPPERDLADVNAALVRAGVRVRGFGVERASLEDAFVALTGEGFDVAG; this is encoded by the coding sequence ATGGAGGAACCGCCCGCCGGGGAGACCGCCGAGGCCGCGCACGCCGATTCGGATGCCGGATCCGGTCAGGCCCGGTCCAGCCGGGCCGGCGCGGCCCCGCACACCCACCCGCACGGCCCGTCGGGCCCGACGGGCGAGGGTGACACGGTCATCGCCACCCACGGGCTGACCAAGCGCTACCGCGGCGGGCAGCTCGCTGTGGACGGTCTCGATCTGGCCGTCCCGGCGGGCAGCGTCTTCGGGTTCCTCGGGCCCAACGGCTCGGGCAAGACCACCACCATCCGCATGCTGATGGGGCTGATCGAGCCCACCTCGGGTACCGCGCATGTGCTCGGCCGGCCCATGCCGCGGGCCGTGCGCACCGTGCTGCCGCACGTGGGCGCGCTCATCGAGGGGCCCGCCCTGTACGGCTTCCTCTCCGGCCGCGACAACCTCCTGCGCTACGACGCCGCCGACCCGACCGCCGATCCACGCACCCGGCGCACCCGCGTCGCGGCCGCGCTGGACCGGGTGGGCCTGACGGCCGCCGCGGGCAAGAAGGCCAAGGCGTACTCGCTCGGCATGAAGCAGCGGCTGGGGCTCGCGGCCGCCCTGCTCCAGCCGCGCAGGCTCCTCGTCCTCGACGAGCCGACCAACGGCCTCGACCCGCAGGGCATGCGCGAGATCCGTTCGCTGATCCGGGAACTGGCCTCCGACGGCACCACCGTTTTCCTCTCCTCCCACCTCCTCGACGAGATCGAGCAGGTCTGCACGCACGCGGCGGTGATGGCCCAGGGGCGGCTGATCACCCAGGGCGCGGTGGCGGAGCTGGCCGCCGGGGTCCGCGGCCGGCTCTTCGTGACCACGCCCGACACCGCGGACGCGGCCCGGGTGCTGAAGGAGCAGGGTGCCGGTGACGTCGTCATCATCGACGACCGGGTGACCGCCGAACCTCCGGAGCGTGATCTCGCCGACGTCAACGCGGCGTTGGTGAGGGCCGGGGTCCGGGTCCGGGGCTTCGGGGTCGAACGGGCCTCCCTGGAGGACGCGTTCGTGGCACTCACCGGGGAGGGATTCGATGTCGCAGGCTGA